In Rhinoraja longicauda isolate Sanriku21f chromosome 6, sRhiLon1.1, whole genome shotgun sequence, the following proteins share a genomic window:
- the LOC144594809 gene encoding olfactomedin-4-like isoform X2, whose amino-acid sequence MALFTLAGIFVLLRWTAATVDGDVQVGPRVGKRCYCDLQMSDGIFPRQQFEVLHSLSANCSQELNAKQFKESIDIIADMEQRLQKLVQRIDTLEEEYDGDLYSIISFRIIEIEYAELTDLLNQLQTINLRNEEKVDNLFEKVQNITNEVDELEEYDRLKVVKEHRKSMMLTRSLSSCQSALLATPTPYITLLPGSCSFGKLVGVSDPKSSMLNHFGSSYRYGSWGMDPWPAPGKEDQYWLTILSSSNRYGNKIRVFSSYVSSCYSYSDLDLATDENGLWVLYATEQNFGNLVVSQLNATDLSILKSWNTTLYKRSATNAFMVCGIVYATRYLSAEVEEIFYMFDTTTGVERNNLAIQIRKVSSGIQYMNYNPLDKTLYVYSDAYLVSYSLLLA is encoded by the exons ATGGCTCTGTTCACACTGGCTGGGATATTCGTCCTCCTCCGGTGGACCGCTGCTACG GTGGACGGTGATGTTCAGGTCGGGCCCCGGGTGGGGAAGAGGTGTTATTGCGACCTGCAGATGTCGGACGGAATATTTCCCAGGCAACAGTTTGAGGTGCTCCATTCGCTTAGCGCCAACTGCAGCCAGGAACTCAATGCCAAGCAG TTCAAAGAATCGATTGATATTATCGCTGATATGGAGCAACGACTTCAGAAGCTCGTGCAGCGGATTGACACACTTGAAGAAGAATATGATGGTGATCTATACAGTATCATTTCATTTCGGATCATAGAGATAGAATATGCTGAGTTGACTGACTTGCTTAACCAACTTCAAACAATTAACTTGAGGAACGAAGAGAAGGTGGATAATCTTTTCGAGAAG GTGCAAAATATTACCAACGAAGTGGATGAATTAGAGGAATATGACCGACTTAAAGTAGTGAAAGAGCATAGAAAAAGCATGATGCTGACAAGAAGTCTGTCTTCTTGCCAGAGTGCACTGTTAGCGACACCGACACCGTACATCACTTTACTGCCAG GTTCTTGTTCATTTGGAAAATTAGTAGGAGTGTCCGATCCAAAAAGTTCAATGCTCAATCATTTTGGGTCATCCTACCGATATGGTTCTTGGGGAATGGACCCATGGCCAGCTCCTGGAAAAGAGGATCAATACTGGTTGACAATTTTGTCCAGCTCTAATAGATATGGAAATAAGATTCGAGTTTTCAGTTCTTATG TTTCTTCCTGTTATAGTTACTCAGACTTGGATCTGGCAACAGATGAAAATGGGCTCTGGGTACTTTATGCAACAGAGCAAAACTTTGGAAACCTAGTTGTTAGTCAACTCAATGCAACCGACCTGTCAATACTGAAAAGCTGGAACACCACTCTATACAAACGATCAGCAACCAATGCGTTTATGGTGTGTGGCATTGTGTATGCCACCAGATATTTGAGCGCCGAAGTTGAAGAGATATTTTATATGTTTGACACAACCACTGGAGTTGAGCGGAACAATTTGGCTATCCAGATACGAAAGGTCTCATCTGGCATCCAGTACATGAACTACAACCCGCTAGATAAGACACTATATGTGTATAGCGATGCCTATCTTGTTAGTTACAGTTTATTATTAGCATAA
- the LOC144594809 gene encoding olfactomedin-4-like isoform X1 has translation MALFTLAGIFVLLRWTAATVDGDVQVGPRVGKRCYCDLQMSDGIFPRQQFEVLHSLSANCSQELNAKQFKESIDIIADMEQRLQKLVQRIDTLEEEYDGDLYSIISFRIIEIEYAELTDLLNQLQTINLRNEEKVDNLFEKVQNITNEVDELEEYDRLKVVKEHRKSMMLTRSLSSCQSALLATPTPYITLLPGSCSFGKLVGVSDPKSSMLNHFGSSYRYGSWGMDPWPAPGKEDQYWLTILSSSNRYGNKIRVFSSYGKFLTRSGAVDLTFKTHNAQGSGGIMYKNAYYYNCFNLDQLCRFDMTTETVLSAKLPYVGFNDKFPYCTVSSCYSYSDLDLATDENGLWVLYATEQNFGNLVVSQLNATDLSILKSWNTTLYKRSATNAFMVCGIVYATRYLSAEVEEIFYMFDTTTGVERNNLAIQIRKVSSGIQYMNYNPLDKTLYVYSDAYLVSYSLLLA, from the exons ATGGCTCTGTTCACACTGGCTGGGATATTCGTCCTCCTCCGGTGGACCGCTGCTACG GTGGACGGTGATGTTCAGGTCGGGCCCCGGGTGGGGAAGAGGTGTTATTGCGACCTGCAGATGTCGGACGGAATATTTCCCAGGCAACAGTTTGAGGTGCTCCATTCGCTTAGCGCCAACTGCAGCCAGGAACTCAATGCCAAGCAG TTCAAAGAATCGATTGATATTATCGCTGATATGGAGCAACGACTTCAGAAGCTCGTGCAGCGGATTGACACACTTGAAGAAGAATATGATGGTGATCTATACAGTATCATTTCATTTCGGATCATAGAGATAGAATATGCTGAGTTGACTGACTTGCTTAACCAACTTCAAACAATTAACTTGAGGAACGAAGAGAAGGTGGATAATCTTTTCGAGAAG GTGCAAAATATTACCAACGAAGTGGATGAATTAGAGGAATATGACCGACTTAAAGTAGTGAAAGAGCATAGAAAAAGCATGATGCTGACAAGAAGTCTGTCTTCTTGCCAGAGTGCACTGTTAGCGACACCGACACCGTACATCACTTTACTGCCAG GTTCTTGTTCATTTGGAAAATTAGTAGGAGTGTCCGATCCAAAAAGTTCAATGCTCAATCATTTTGGGTCATCCTACCGATATGGTTCTTGGGGAATGGACCCATGGCCAGCTCCTGGAAAAGAGGATCAATACTGGTTGACAATTTTGTCCAGCTCTAATAGATATGGAAATAAGATTCGAGTTTTCAGTTCTTATGGTAAATTTCTCACCCGCAGTGGTGCTGTTGATTTGACTTTTAAAACCCATAATGCTCAAGGCTCTGGTGGGATAATGTATAAAAATGCTTACTATTACAACTGTTTCAATTTGGATCAGCTCTGCAGATTTGATATGACCACAGAAACGGTTTTGTCTGCCAAACTGCCATATGTTGGTTTTAATGACaagtttccatactgtacagTTTCTTCCTGTTATAGTTACTCAGACTTGGATCTGGCAACAGATGAAAATGGGCTCTGGGTACTTTATGCAACAGAGCAAAACTTTGGAAACCTAGTTGTTAGTCAACTCAATGCAACCGACCTGTCAATACTGAAAAGCTGGAACACCACTCTATACAAACGATCAGCAACCAATGCGTTTATGGTGTGTGGCATTGTGTATGCCACCAGATATTTGAGCGCCGAAGTTGAAGAGATATTTTATATGTTTGACACAACCACTGGAGTTGAGCGGAACAATTTGGCTATCCAGATACGAAAGGTCTCATCTGGCATCCAGTACATGAACTACAACCCGCTAGATAAGACACTATATGTGTATAGCGATGCCTATCTTGTTAGTTACAGTTTATTATTAGCATAA